In the Victivallis sp. Marseille-Q1083 genome, one interval contains:
- the ltrA gene encoding group II intron reverse transcriptase/maturase translates to MDRLEAEENPGVRSMLTRETEAKDGADLFERILERNNLNRAYKQVKRNGGAPGVDGMTVDDLLAYLCEHKESFLENLRTETYRPQPVRRVEIPKPDGGIRMLGVPTGMDRMIQQAISQVLCPIFEEEFSENSYGFRPGRSAHQAIRQARKYYNQGYRRVVDLDLSKYFDTMNHELLMEMLRAKISDQRVLCLIKRYLKSGVMINGVVTRTEEGSPQGGNLSPLLSNIYLTAFDRELERRGHKFVRYADDVNIYVRSQRAAERVLASSRRFLEAKLKLKVNESKSKAGSPLKLKFLGFALRSTTKGQAGIRIHEKSIDRFKAKVRELTRRNQGNSVEYMLYKLRQYTVGWLGYYAIADMKMFMQNMNEWIQRKIRTYVWKQWKRVRTRFTRLQSLGISEGKAWEWANTRKGYWHIARSWILHRVLPSQRIAEIGYDDILLRYKALHSSC, encoded by the coding sequence ATGGATAGGCTGGAAGCCGAAGAGAATCCGGGAGTGCGGAGCATGCTTACGCGGGAAACTGAAGCGAAAGACGGTGCTGATTTGTTTGAACGCATCCTTGAGCGTAACAACCTCAACCGTGCGTACAAGCAAGTCAAGAGAAACGGCGGAGCGCCGGGCGTGGACGGAATGACCGTTGACGACCTGTTGGCGTATCTGTGCGAACACAAGGAAAGTTTCCTTGAAAATCTCCGAACCGAAACGTATCGCCCGCAACCGGTGCGCCGGGTTGAAATCCCGAAACCGGACGGGGGGATACGGATGCTTGGTGTTCCAACGGGCATGGATCGGATGATTCAACAGGCAATATCGCAGGTCCTCTGCCCGATATTCGAGGAGGAATTTTCAGAAAACAGCTACGGTTTCCGACCGGGGCGTAGCGCTCATCAGGCCATCCGGCAAGCACGGAAATACTACAATCAAGGCTATCGGCGGGTTGTCGATCTTGACTTGAGCAAGTATTTCGACACCATGAACCATGAGCTGTTGATGGAAATGTTGCGGGCCAAAATCTCTGATCAACGAGTTTTGTGCCTGATTAAACGCTACTTGAAGAGCGGAGTCATGATCAATGGCGTGGTGACGCGAACGGAAGAAGGCAGTCCACAGGGCGGCAATCTTTCGCCATTGCTGAGCAACATCTACCTGACCGCTTTCGACCGGGAATTGGAACGCCGTGGACACAAGTTCGTACGATATGCGGACGATGTCAACATCTACGTCAGAAGTCAACGCGCCGCCGAACGCGTACTTGCGAGCAGCAGACGGTTTCTTGAAGCGAAATTGAAACTCAAAGTAAACGAATCCAAAAGTAAAGCGGGAAGTCCGCTGAAGCTGAAGTTTCTCGGCTTCGCACTGCGAAGTACGACGAAAGGACAGGCCGGAATTCGAATACACGAGAAGTCTATAGACCGCTTCAAAGCCAAGGTTCGCGAGCTGACCCGAAGGAATCAGGGAAATTCGGTGGAATATATGCTGTACAAACTTCGGCAATATACCGTCGGATGGCTCGGATACTATGCGATTGCGGACATGAAGATGTTTATGCAAAACATGAATGAATGGATTCAACGGAAAATTCGGACGTATGTTTGGAAACAGTGGAAACGAGTACGGACACGATTTACGCGACTGCAATCGTTGGGTATTTCCGAGGGAAAAGCGTGGGAATGGGCGAATACGAGGAAAGGCTACTGGCATATTGCCCGTAGTTGGATTTTACATCGTGTATTGCCGTCTCAACGCATTGCCGAAATAGGGTATGACGATATCCTACTTCGGTACAAAGCGTTGCACTCAAGCTGCTGA
- a CDS encoding alpha-L-rhamnosidase C-terminal domain-containing protein, whose product MTTMTRNSFKREIPVFPAKARWIWLPEQEFPNAQATPVSYYTDHHGFAFGSAVFRQKVTLPERLDDCRLLVTGDSKYRLFVNGEIVCDGPPEIGGDWNNQEVPDWFFYESYKVAAPFRSGVNEVVAEVMLQGDSQCDYSTGHGGFRLALLEGDRLLLGTDENWECRFDTGRRPERIYFPEREPVTWTRAQCLAAAVSQRWKLRYYPLPPLAVQEVFPDQLNIRFGGERISGTEDFLGRRGPLVLRHGSPVTFALHFPTEVAGCAEFEMESAPGARLTVRYQEVEGFPHEYDEYCTNGGRVKFRFHSVEAVLWLEVSVVFASFGYEGYDDVRLYKLSMMSQGFPLGEAAPFHSADSSFSAIRKCCENTLRMCMQRLHWDSPVHKEGLGCLADYRINALQSYYLFGESRLMRLDLIRIALLLCQKQHLLFHTTYNALFPVMICEYILYSGDHTILEEPEIPQAVALVFAGLHQLEDGDGMLTRADNYMFLDWRAIGDCNYHHPDRSNGAASLTAFFALGLQAGVRLAEWQGTQDRAEQLRRAYNRIQENFHRHYFDAGRRRYRNGPDTDNAIPQTGILAILAGLAPQEIAAEIIDDLCDKTLQRQVQPYFCHYLFDALAAVDAYDRRGSEVLHLWDELVAEHPESLKECWDCGDYSHSWSGTPAIQFGKRILGVIPEAPGFAACRIAPKPCGLPHAAGSVPTPHGEIGIEWTRTAECFQIRIQHPRAVKIHFCPPDGYPLENCILKEKSD is encoded by the coding sequence ATGACGACCATGACCCGCAACTCTTTCAAACGTGAAATTCCGGTATTCCCAGCCAAAGCCCGTTGGATCTGGCTGCCGGAGCAGGAGTTTCCCAACGCTCAGGCAACGCCGGTATCATATTATACCGATCATCACGGTTTCGCCTTCGGCAGCGCCGTATTCCGGCAGAAGGTCACGCTGCCGGAGCGGCTGGACGACTGTCGGCTGCTGGTCACCGGAGACAGCAAATACCGGCTCTTTGTCAATGGCGAAATCGTCTGCGACGGCCCGCCGGAAATCGGCGGCGACTGGAACAATCAGGAAGTGCCCGACTGGTTCTTTTATGAAAGTTACAAGGTCGCGGCTCCTTTCCGGAGCGGCGTCAACGAAGTGGTTGCGGAAGTGATGCTGCAGGGCGATTCCCAGTGTGATTACTCCACCGGACACGGCGGTTTCCGGCTGGCATTGCTTGAGGGCGACCGCCTTCTCCTGGGAACCGATGAAAATTGGGAATGCCGCTTTGATACCGGCCGCCGCCCGGAGCGGATTTACTTTCCCGAGCGTGAACCGGTGACGTGGACCCGGGCGCAATGCCTGGCGGCAGCCGTCTCGCAACGCTGGAAACTGCGGTACTATCCGTTGCCGCCGCTGGCGGTACAGGAAGTGTTCCCGGATCAACTGAACATCCGGTTCGGCGGCGAACGCATCAGCGGAACCGAAGATTTCCTCGGCCGGCGCGGACCTCTGGTGCTTCGACACGGCTCGCCGGTCACTTTCGCGTTGCATTTTCCGACCGAAGTGGCCGGATGTGCGGAATTTGAAATGGAAAGCGCCCCGGGGGCGCGGTTGACCGTCCGCTATCAGGAGGTCGAGGGATTTCCGCATGAATACGATGAATACTGTACCAACGGCGGACGCGTCAAATTCCGCTTTCACAGTGTGGAAGCCGTCCTCTGGCTGGAAGTCTCGGTGGTGTTTGCCAGCTTCGGTTACGAGGGGTACGACGACGTGCGGCTCTACAAGCTCAGCATGATGTCGCAGGGATTTCCGCTTGGAGAAGCCGCTCCATTCCACAGTGCCGATTCGAGCTTCTCCGCCATTCGGAAGTGTTGTGAAAATACCCTGCGCATGTGCATGCAGCGTCTGCACTGGGATTCGCCGGTTCACAAAGAAGGGCTCGGCTGTCTGGCCGATTACCGGATTAACGCCTTGCAGAGCTATTATCTCTTTGGCGAATCCCGGCTGATGCGGCTTGACCTGATCCGAATTGCGTTATTGTTGTGCCAGAAACAGCATCTGCTGTTCCATACCACCTACAATGCTTTGTTTCCGGTGATGATCTGCGAATATATTCTCTACTCGGGGGATCATACAATTCTGGAGGAACCGGAGATTCCGCAGGCGGTCGCTCTTGTATTTGCCGGGCTGCACCAGCTGGAGGACGGTGACGGGATGCTGACCCGGGCGGACAATTATATGTTTCTGGACTGGCGCGCCATCGGGGATTGCAATTATCACCATCCCGACCGGAGCAACGGCGCGGCGAGTCTGACGGCATTTTTTGCACTGGGGCTGCAGGCCGGCGTTCGATTGGCCGAATGGCAGGGCACTCAGGACCGTGCCGAACAACTTCGCCGGGCATACAACCGGATACAAGAGAATTTTCATCGGCATTATTTTGACGCCGGGCGCCGGCGTTACCGGAACGGTCCGGATACCGACAACGCGATTCCGCAGACCGGAATCCTTGCCATTCTGGCCGGGCTGGCACCGCAGGAGATTGCGGCGGAGATTATCGACGACCTGTGCGACAAGACGCTCCAGCGTCAGGTTCAGCCGTATTTCTGCCATTATCTGTTTGACGCGCTCGCCGCAGTTGACGCCTATGACCGGCGCGGTTCCGAGGTCTTGCATTTGTGGGATGAACTGGTCGCGGAACACCCGGAAAGTCTGAAAGAATGCTGGGATTGCGGCGACTACTCGCATAGTTGGAGCGGTACTCCGGCGATCCAATTCGGCAAGCGGATTCTAGGAGTGATTCCCGAAGCTCCCGGTTTTGCCGCGTGCCGGATTGCGCCGAAGCCGTGCGGCCTGCCGCACGCCGCCGGCAGCGTGCCGACGCCGCATGGCGAAATCGGGATCGAATGGACCCGGACGGCCGAATGTTTTCAGATTCGAATCCAGCACCCGAGGGCAGTTAAAATTCACTTTTGCCCGCCGGATGGTTATCCCCTTGAAAACTGTATCCTGAAAGAAAAAAGCGATTGA
- a CDS encoding type II secretion system protein yields MKKKNFTLIELLVVIAIIAILASMLLPALGKAKAAAQGAKCTGNHKQFALAFAMYANDNDDSVLHAFWDVDNKDCWYSQVWPYIQSIEVYDCPSSSLDVNTYNNNNIHVVATDPHKEWHFPHAIGYNVKLGGNSEGGHWTSPKAITKTTAMNAPAPLFADVWNFQNLLAHTMTQDNLAKAVRDNDALGLFDWRHRGRGNIAFSDGHVEMMSGKQVWSTVESMDAPSRGYAWDNANYWMSGQ; encoded by the coding sequence ATGAAAAAAAAGAATTTTACACTCATTGAACTTCTGGTCGTGATTGCGATCATCGCCATTCTTGCTTCAATGCTGTTGCCGGCATTAGGCAAAGCCAAAGCGGCGGCCCAGGGTGCCAAATGTACCGGCAATCACAAACAATTCGCTCTCGCTTTTGCGATGTACGCCAATGACAACGACGATTCTGTGTTGCATGCATTCTGGGATGTGGACAACAAAGATTGCTGGTACAGCCAGGTGTGGCCTTATATCCAAAGTATCGAAGTTTATGATTGCCCATCGTCTTCTCTGGATGTAAACACCTATAACAATAACAACATCCATGTGGTCGCAACCGATCCTCACAAGGAGTGGCATTTTCCACATGCAATCGGTTACAATGTAAAACTCGGCGGGAATTCAGAGGGCGGTCATTGGACCTCTCCGAAAGCGATTACGAAAACAACTGCCATGAATGCTCCCGCTCCGTTATTTGCCGATGTCTGGAACTTTCAGAACCTGTTGGCTCACACGATGACCCAGGACAATTTGGCCAAAGCCGTCCGCGACAACGACGCGCTGGGTCTGTTCGACTGGCGTCACCGCGGCCGCGGCAATATCGCGTTCTCCGATGGACACGTGGAAATGATGTCCGGCAAACAGGTCTGGAGTACGGTCGAAAGCATGGACGCTCCCAGCAGAGGCTATGCCTGGGATAACGCCAATTACTGGATGAGCGGACAGTAA
- a CDS encoding glycoside hydrolase N-terminal domain-containing protein, which translates to MNVKKWKITAPITRWDEAVPVGNGLIGGLLWGDGRKMKLSLDRCDLWDERTNGVYEHPDWSYRALQEIVATGDEARLALQDELYERITATKLPVGRIEIDFSVPEALQTFELDMEHAIAWGADATGARRIECFAAADQSGIYLKLAAPQAATLRIVPPDYDSTKTLDDQQFVKSPAGLGYPAGQLKTTGRLMYYVQQCGDGGLHYVILVRKIAGDVWFISVERVDSASEPAALITRFNDDGFTAADWESALSLHTQWWRNFWNHSGISLDDDPEMERFYHLNRYLFGSVSRQNTPPASLQGLWTADEGTLPPWRGDYHHDLNTQLTYCGYLTCGDFSCGESFFNHLSSQLEIHREFTRRYYDSPGIGLAGTCTLGGQALGGWPQYSMSPTNSAWLAIMFVQHVRYAGDEEFLRHKAWPFAHGVGEFIEHLLYEDDNGRYRLPLSTSPEIHDNRLEAFLGGFSNYDLALIRKLFLELIYLAEQLDDQAEKNRWQAHLAKLPDFAVDPEKGLMLCPNENLMESHRHHSHLLAIWPLRLLNMTDDGEVITASLRHLDRLGSGYWVGFSYPWAAAMAAYCGRGERALKFLQHFCDGFLSRNGFHLNGDFKDLGYSWVKYRPFTLETNFLAQQVIQEMLLQTHAGTIRIFPAVPNSWRTVSFVNWRGEGGVKISASLADHRITAVRIAATKPVSLQIVNPCRNIELLSCSHPHCDPSQNIWSVHLKEGEEFMCV; encoded by the coding sequence ATGAATGTGAAAAAGTGGAAAATAACCGCACCGATTACGCGCTGGGACGAAGCCGTCCCGGTGGGGAACGGCCTGATTGGCGGCCTGTTGTGGGGTGACGGACGGAAAATGAAACTGTCGTTGGACCGCTGCGACTTATGGGATGAGCGCACCAATGGCGTCTATGAGCATCCGGACTGGTCATATCGGGCGTTGCAGGAAATTGTTGCCACCGGGGATGAAGCGCGGCTGGCCTTGCAGGATGAATTGTATGAACGCATTACGGCCACCAAATTGCCGGTCGGGCGTATTGAAATCGATTTTTCGGTACCGGAAGCGCTGCAAACGTTCGAATTGGATATGGAGCATGCCATCGCCTGGGGCGCCGATGCGACGGGAGCCCGCCGCATCGAATGTTTCGCCGCCGCCGATCAGAGCGGCATTTATTTAAAGCTCGCCGCGCCGCAGGCGGCAACGCTGCGCATCGTGCCGCCGGATTATGATTCGACCAAGACGCTGGACGATCAGCAATTTGTAAAAAGTCCGGCTGGACTGGGCTATCCGGCCGGACAGTTGAAAACAACCGGGCGATTGATGTATTATGTGCAGCAATGTGGTGACGGCGGTTTGCATTATGTGATTCTGGTCAGGAAAATTGCCGGAGACGTCTGGTTTATTTCGGTGGAACGGGTTGATTCCGCCTCCGAGCCGGCGGCATTGATCACCCGTTTTAATGACGATGGTTTTACGGCAGCCGACTGGGAGAGCGCCTTGTCGCTTCATACGCAATGGTGGCGCAACTTCTGGAATCATTCGGGAATTTCTTTGGACGACGATCCGGAAATGGAGCGATTTTATCATTTGAATCGCTATCTCTTCGGTTCGGTTTCCCGGCAAAATACGCCGCCCGCTTCATTACAGGGGTTGTGGACCGCCGATGAAGGGACGCTGCCGCCGTGGAGGGGAGATTATCATCATGATTTGAATACGCAGTTGACTTATTGCGGTTATCTGACCTGCGGGGATTTTTCCTGCGGCGAAAGTTTCTTCAACCATTTGAGCAGTCAGTTGGAAATTCACCGTGAATTTACCCGGAGGTATTATGACTCCCCCGGCATCGGCCTGGCGGGAACCTGCACGCTGGGCGGCCAGGCGTTGGGCGGCTGGCCCCAGTACAGCATGTCGCCGACCAACAGCGCATGGCTGGCCATCATGTTTGTGCAGCATGTCCGGTATGCGGGTGACGAGGAATTTCTGCGTCACAAGGCGTGGCCGTTTGCGCATGGGGTCGGCGAGTTCATCGAGCACCTGCTGTACGAGGACGACAACGGCAGGTATCGCCTGCCGTTGTCAACCTCTCCGGAGATTCATGACAATCGCCTGGAGGCCTTTCTGGGCGGTTTCTCGAATTACGATCTGGCCTTGATCCGCAAATTGTTCCTGGAATTGATCTACCTGGCGGAACAACTGGACGATCAGGCGGAAAAAAATCGCTGGCAAGCCCATCTTGCCAAACTGCCGGATTTCGCTGTTGATCCGGAAAAAGGACTCATGCTTTGTCCCAATGAAAATTTGATGGAATCACATCGGCATCACTCGCACTTGCTGGCGATCTGGCCATTGCGATTGTTGAACATGACCGATGATGGGGAAGTAATCACGGCATCATTGCGGCATCTGGACCGTTTGGGCAGCGGTTATTGGGTGGGGTTCAGCTATCCCTGGGCCGCGGCAATGGCTGCGTACTGCGGCCGGGGAGAGCGGGCCCTGAAATTTCTGCAGCATTTCTGTGACGGCTTTCTCAGCCGCAACGGTTTCCATCTCAATGGCGACTTCAAGGATTTGGGCTACAGTTGGGTGAAATATCGTCCATTTACGTTGGAAACAAATTTTTTAGCGCAGCAGGTGATACAGGAAATGCTGTTGCAGACCCATGCTGGAACCATTCGGATCTTTCCGGCGGTTCCAAATAGCTGGCGAACCGTGTCGTTTGTCAACTGGCGCGGCGAGGGCGGAGTGAAAATAAGCGCTTCGCTGGCCGACCATCGGATTACGGCAGTGCGGATTGCGGCGACCAAGCCGGTTTCGCTGCAAATTGTCAATCCGTGCCGGAATATTGAACTGTTGTCTTGTTCGCATCCCCATTGTGATCCATCTCAAAATATCTGGTCGGTACACCTGAAGGAAGGAGAAGAATTTATGTGTGTATGA
- a CDS encoding S9 family peptidase, with translation MKWIVVGLLGILAGGILWADESGRVAEGFDRQSFEFRSELLESAPDYRVYRWRFPSPRPPGWPEAAEVAAYYYCPNDWREGEAPRPGVVCLHILGGSGELTRIFAANFASHGIPAVMPIMPMFGERVPAGGHRALLAGPDGARYLAEAFQAIPPEIRRTVDVLLTRPEVNPERLNIMGTSLGGIMGATVAGQDDRFYKAAFLLAGGDFPHLIQHDTPEINPMREALERAGTEARQQLEAVFRAVDPVTYGANLRGKAAKGMVWLLNAEADEVIPKESTLALAASMGLTEEDIEFLPGLGHYTAIAALPDMLDSLVTFFRDETVPRHRQGGPERQEGTAIGRVLEELAAMCRWQPDAGRCLKLTADFVCRSGDAPPVTGRLSLTRGSGEQFQLALSGEDLPLKVNELRCGYGDYPWICSASGKVYAGTLNLAAEPMLSTALDPRWRQYRQLAAGALGLAALSGSSGLLDKQVQLSWLEEEAGSPTLRIAVRNGQALLQLAADGRTPRRLTVDGGKWQLEADIVEWATDAAAVAADFAPPADAAVWAVDARQLAGAMAAVLNFAIRQGR, from the coding sequence ATGAAGTGGATTGTTGTTGGGTTGCTGGGAATCTTGGCCGGCGGCATATTGTGGGCGGACGAGAGCGGCAGGGTGGCGGAAGGCTTCGACCGGCAGTCGTTCGAATTCCGGAGTGAATTGCTGGAGAGTGCGCCGGATTACCGGGTGTACCGCTGGCGTTTTCCGTCGCCGCGGCCGCCGGGATGGCCGGAGGCCGCGGAAGTCGCCGCCTATTATTATTGTCCGAATGACTGGCGGGAAGGCGAGGCGCCGCGGCCCGGTGTGGTCTGCCTGCACATTCTTGGCGGCAGTGGCGAACTGACCAGGATTTTCGCCGCCAATTTCGCTTCGCACGGCATTCCGGCGGTGATGCCGATCATGCCGATGTTCGGCGAACGGGTGCCGGCCGGCGGCCACCGCGCTTTGCTGGCCGGACCGGATGGGGCGCGCTATCTGGCGGAAGCCTTTCAGGCGATTCCGCCGGAAATCCGGCGGACGGTCGATGTATTGCTCACGCGTCCGGAGGTCAATCCGGAACGCCTCAATATCATGGGCACCAGTCTGGGCGGCATCATGGGGGCGACGGTGGCCGGCCAGGATGACCGTTTTTACAAGGCCGCCTTTCTGTTGGCCGGCGGCGATTTCCCCCATTTGATTCAGCACGACACGCCGGAAATCAATCCGATGCGGGAGGCGCTGGAACGGGCCGGAACGGAGGCGCGCCAACAGTTGGAGGCGGTGTTCCGCGCGGTCGACCCGGTGACTTACGGGGCGAATTTGCGCGGCAAGGCGGCAAAGGGAATGGTTTGGCTGCTCAATGCCGAAGCCGATGAGGTGATTCCGAAAGAATCCACACTGGCGCTGGCGGCCTCGATGGGCTTGACGGAGGAAGATATCGAATTTCTGCCGGGACTCGGCCATTATACGGCGATCGCCGCGCTGCCGGACATGCTGGATTCGCTGGTGACGTTTTTTCGCGATGAAACGGTGCCCCGCCACCGTCAGGGCGGTCCGGAACGGCAGGAGGGTACCGCCATCGGCCGGGTGTTGGAGGAGCTGGCGGCGATGTGCCGCTGGCAGCCGGACGCCGGGCGCTGCCTGAAATTGACGGCCGACTTCGTCTGCCGTTCCGGCGACGCGCCGCCGGTGACCGGGAGGCTGTCATTGACGCGTGGCAGCGGGGAACAATTTCAACTGGCCTTAAGCGGCGAGGATTTGCCGTTGAAAGTGAATGAATTACGGTGCGGCTACGGCGATTATCCGTGGATATGTTCGGCGTCCGGCAAGGTGTACGCCGGCACGCTGAATTTGGCGGCGGAGCCGATGCTCAGCACGGCGCTTGACCCGCGCTGGCGGCAATATCGGCAGTTGGCGGCCGGGGCGCTCGGTCTGGCCGCCTTGAGCGGTTCCAGCGGTTTGCTGGACAAACAGGTTCAACTGAGTTGGCTGGAAGAAGAGGCCGGTTCGCCGACCCTTCGCATCGCGGTCCGGAACGGGCAGGCGTTGCTGCAATTGGCCGCCGACGGCCGGACGCCGCGGCGGTTGACGGTCGACGGCGGCAAATGGCAGTTGGAGGCGGACATCGTGGAATGGGCGACCGATGCGGCGGCGGTTGCCGCCGATTTCGCACCGCCGGCCGATGCGGCGGTATGGGCGGTGGATGCCCGGCAGTTGGCCGGGGCGATGGCGGCAGTGTTGAATTTTGCCATCCGGCAGGGAAGGTGA
- a CDS encoding C45 family peptidase, which yields MKRIKYWLAGWLLAAVLTAFGAPDLKILRRADHGLLGELPGGKRVLFVAGSPAEMGEAQGSLLAPEIHGMYQRILLTAAGYLYFKDDWFFDRIAEVESRTAPFLPERFMTECDAMSRAAGIRPEAGRQINLFPEMFHCSGIAVRGKASAGGRVRQARVLDYMRDIGLQDFAVLTVCLPEGRRAWCNVGYAGFIGTVTAMNASGLAIGELGGRGEGDWDGLPMNFLMRRIMEECGTVEEALKLMKEVPHTCEYYYVLSDRTGDLAGVAAKAGEEPQILRPGEAHPLLPEAFEDVVYLSGGERFGHLRDRIKANYGKIDTPALIEMIKRPVAMKSNLQNAIFEPETLDLSWADAGPSSLACDEPYSRINLAELVEWYRQLPAGNPE from the coding sequence ATGAAACGGATAAAATATTGGTTGGCCGGCTGGCTGCTGGCGGCGGTGTTGACGGCGTTCGGCGCGCCGGATTTGAAGATATTGCGGCGGGCGGACCACGGACTGCTCGGGGAATTGCCGGGTGGGAAACGGGTGTTGTTCGTGGCCGGCTCGCCGGCGGAGATGGGCGAGGCGCAGGGCAGCTTGCTGGCGCCGGAAATTCACGGCATGTATCAACGGATTCTGCTGACGGCGGCCGGTTATCTTTATTTCAAAGACGACTGGTTTTTCGACCGGATTGCTGAAGTGGAAAGCCGGACGGCGCCGTTTCTGCCGGAACGTTTCATGACGGAATGTGATGCGATGAGCCGGGCGGCCGGGATACGGCCGGAAGCGGGCCGTCAGATCAATCTTTTTCCGGAGATGTTTCACTGCAGCGGCATCGCGGTGCGCGGCAAAGCGTCGGCCGGCGGCCGAGTGCGGCAGGCGCGGGTGCTGGATTATATGCGGGACATCGGTTTGCAGGATTTTGCGGTGTTGACCGTCTGCCTGCCGGAAGGCAGACGGGCCTGGTGCAATGTCGGTTACGCCGGTTTCATCGGCACGGTGACGGCGATGAACGCGTCGGGTCTGGCGATCGGTGAACTCGGCGGCCGCGGCGAGGGCGACTGGGACGGGCTGCCGATGAATTTCCTGATGCGCCGGATCATGGAGGAGTGCGGCACGGTCGAGGAGGCATTGAAGTTGATGAAGGAAGTGCCGCATACCTGTGAATATTACTACGTCCTTTCGGACCGTACCGGCGATCTGGCCGGCGTGGCGGCCAAAGCCGGAGAAGAACCGCAGATCCTGAGGCCGGGTGAAGCGCACCCGCTGCTGCCGGAAGCGTTCGAAGACGTCGTTTACCTGTCCGGCGGCGAGCGGTTCGGCCATTTGCGTGACCGGATCAAAGCGAATTACGGCAAAATCGATACGCCGGCATTGATCGAAATGATCAAACGGCCGGTGGCGATGAAATCGAATTTGCAGAATGCGATCTTCGAACCGGAAACGCTGGATTTGAGTTGGGCGGACGCCGGGCCGTCGTCGCTGGCCTGTGACGAACCTTACAGCCGGATCAACCTGGCTGAACTGGTGGAATGGTACCGGCAGCTTCCTGCCGGGAATCCCGAATAA